The region TTGCGTTCCGCCAATTGCTGGTCCCGAGCGTGAAGTTGGGCGCGCAGGGCCTGGTCGCTTTCAAAACGAGCCATGGCCACGTCGAGAATCGGCTGCAAGCGTTGTGCGTGAATGCCTTCGACGATGTAGGCGCTGACCCCGGACTGGATCGCCTGACGCATCACGCCGGGGTCGTGCTCGTCGGTAAACATCACAATCGGTCGTGGCTGGTCACGGCTGACCAGCACCACTTGTTCCATCACATCGCGGCTGGGTGACTCGGTATCGATCAGAATGACGTCAGGGCGCACCGTTTCGACGCGTGCAGGCAGGTCGATGGTCAAGCCGGATTCGTCGATCACCTCGAACCCGGCTTCAGTCAGGGCCGCTTTCAGGCGACCCACCTTCTTTGCGGTGTCGTTGATTAGCAGGATTCGCAACATGTTGGGTGGCTCCTGTCAGCGACTGGCGAGAAGGGGCGAGCTGCCGTGCATGGCGTG is a window of Pseudomonas sp. DC1.2 DNA encoding:
- a CDS encoding ANTAR domain-containing response regulator, producing the protein MLRILLINDTAKKVGRLKAALTEAGFEVIDESGLTIDLPARVETVRPDVILIDTESPSRDVMEQVVLVSRDQPRPIVMFTDEHDPGVMRQAIQSGVSAYIVEGIHAQRLQPILDVAMARFESDQALRAQLHARDQQLAERKRIELAKGLLMKMKKCDEEEAYTLMRRQAMSRQQKLIQVAEQIIAMNELLG